The genome window TGGTAGCCCTATCAATAGCCCTTATGGTAAATGTAACAATCCTGGCATTCCGAATGTTATTGAGCTTGCTCTGTATATATCCAATTGTTCTTGAAGCTCTATCCCGCACACCAATTTCAATCATTTGTTTACGTCGTGCAATTCGCTGTACAAGATTTGCTTTCTCTTGCATACGCTTTTCAACTCGGGACATCTGTTTATCAACGTTTTGGCTTACCTTGCCCACTTCTTTACTTGCTGTTGCAGAAGCGGTTTGCACTTTCTTTACTTCTTTTTCTAAATTAGAAGCACTTTTTGTTGCACTATCGAAATCACTAATACCTTTTACTTTTACATCTTTTCCGAGTAGTTTCCGAAGAGACAAAATAGCTTTTTCGGCTTTCTGAATCTCCTCAGTATAATCATCTGATGCAATAATAGGTATTTCTATTCGATATACTTCTTTACTAGACATTCAATCCACCTACTTTTTATTTAAAATCTCTGCTCTTCTTCTAGCTATCTCGTTTTCTCTTTCCAACGTATATGTCATTGACTCATAACAAAAACGTTGAATATTTTTTGGTTTACTTAATATTTCATCTGGCGTTTTTCCAGTCCGTTGAAAAATCTCATGCAGGAGGGTTATTCTTCCTCCTGCTCCGATGAGTTTTTTAACATGTCCTCAGCTTCAATCGTATAACCTGAAATGTCATCAATTATTTGTACTACTGCAGATTTTTCACCAGCTCGAAGTGCTTTTTCAATGAGTTGTGTACCCGTTAATACATTTGTAGCCTTCCAATAATCCTTGTTATCCCAAAGACGAACACGATCCTCTTTTATCGTTGCTTCATAGATAAGCATTGCACGCATTTTAGGATGATCTGTTTCCACAGGTACCTTTATCCCAGCCTTATTATCTTTAAATTTTGTTGCTAGGTCCTGGATCTGATCATATTTTTCCTCTGGAATAGGATTAACAGAAAAACTAAATAAATTTTTACCGTCTCGTGAAATTGTCACTTTCTTAGTTTCAGTTTGATTACTTTCAACCGCACGAAGTAAACCGTCAATAATGCTATCTTCTACCCGTAATAAATCCTCTTTATCTAGATTCTTATCGTTCATTGTTCATTCGCTCCATTTCGTTTTGTAATTAAAAAAGGCGCTTACTTAGCGCCATTTAATTATTTTTATTTTTTATGTGATCGTAATACACCTGTAAAATTCAGGTCGGGTATGCCTCGTCCACTCCTTTTAAAACCGTTTAGTATCTTCACTAATAACATGTCATTAACTACAGTTTCTTTGAATGTTAGTGTAAAAGAGTAGCCGGTTGTAATACCCCAAATAACCCATTGACCCGCTGCTTGATAATCTGCCGTTTCAAATGACATTTGTGCTTGCCACTCATTAACTGCCGCCAAAAAATTCCCATCATCATCGTATAGCTCACCATCTACACCGTGTAGGATATTTCGTGGATCAAATTCTCCTGAATCTAATTTTTCTTGTAACTCAGGTGGCATATTAACACGAAACGACCAATCACGTTGTAGGACTTCTCCCGGTGCTACATTCGCCACATCGATTGTATCAGTCGGAATGCAGCGTCGGAATATATAACGTCCATCCATCTGTAAAACCTCCTAAAAGTTAAAAGAGCCACCATTTAGGCGACTCTGTTCTTAATATTTGAATCCAAATGCAAGGTAAGCTTTTTCTAGTCCGTCTAAGTCTACTAGATTGTCGAACGTAAACCATGCAGAGTCACCCTGCGGTGGTGTTTTAGGATCAACTATCATTGCTCCCGATTCTAATCCACCATCACGA of Lysinibacillus agricola contains these proteins:
- a CDS encoding phage tail assembly chaperone; translation: MNDKNLDKEDLLRVEDSIIDGLLRAVESNQTETKKVTISRDGKNLFSFSVNPIPEEKYDQIQDLATKFKDNKAGIKVPVETDHPKMRAMLIYEATIKEDRVRLWDNKDYWKATNVLTGTQLIEKALRAGEKSAVVQIIDDISGYTIEAEDMLKNSSEQEEE